The Streptomyces durmitorensis genome contains the following window.
TTCGCCGCGGCCCCCGCCGACGACGTGTGGAAGATCCGCATCTGGGTCCTGGAGAACGCCAACGCCAATCCCTTCAAGGGGAGTTGGACCGAGAAGGGGCAGCTCACCACGGCCTGGGACACCTTCTCGCTCGACGCCACCACCTTCACGCACCGGGGCAGCCGCTACCTGGCCTGGGCGCAGTACGAGCCCGGCATGGACAACAACACCGGCGTCTTCCTGTCGCGGATGGCGAATCCCTGGACTCTGACGGGACCTCAGATACGCCTGACCACACCCGAGTACGACTGGGAGTGCGTCGGATTCAAGGTGAACGAAGGGCCCTCCGTCATCCAGCGGGGCGGCCGCGTCTTCCTCTCGTACTCGGCGTCCGCGACCGACTCCAACTACTGCGTCGGGCTGCTCACCGCCGACACCCGCAGCGACCTCATGGACCCCGCCTCCTGGGCCAAGTCGCCGACCCCGGTCTTCACCAGTAACGACACGACCAAGCAGTACGGTCCGGGCCACAACTGCTTCACCGTCGCCGAGGACGGCCGCACCGACGTCCTCGTCTACCACGCCCGCCAGTACAAGGACATCGTCGGCGACCCCCTGCACGACCCCAACCGCCACACCCGCATCCAGAGGCTCGGCTGGAAGGCCGACGGCACACCGGACTTCGGCATCCCCGTCGCCGATGCCGCCGGGGGGTCATGAGCCCCGTCAGTGTCCCGGTCGTGCCACGTAGTAGACGTTGAGGATGTCGCCCTCCACCTGGCGGACGTCGACGTCGCCGAATCCGGCCTCGGCCAGCATGCGCAGGGC
Protein-coding sequences here:
- a CDS encoding glycoside hydrolase family 43 protein yields the protein MSHNEVPSRRSLLRGSLAAGALAAAPVALAQAPAHAASRAAAAYRNPLVEQRADPHIHRHTDGHYYFTATSPEYDRIILRRSRTLRGLTRADESVIWRRHTSGDMASHIWAPELHHINGKWYIYFAAAPADDVWKIRIWVLENANANPFKGSWTEKGQLTTAWDTFSLDATTFTHRGSRYLAWAQYEPGMDNNTGVFLSRMANPWTLTGPQIRLTTPEYDWECVGFKVNEGPSVIQRGGRVFLSYSASATDSNYCVGLLTADTRSDLMDPASWAKSPTPVFTSNDTTKQYGPGHNCFTVAEDGRTDVLVYHARQYKDIVGDPLHDPNRHTRIQRLGWKADGTPDFGIPVADAAGGS